A genomic window from Alkalihalobacillus sp. AL-G includes:
- the asnS gene encoding asparagine--tRNA ligase: MKTTIQLLRDHIDKEVRIGAWLANKRSSGKIAFLQLRDGTGFVQGVVVKSEVDDNVWEQAKSITQETSLYVTGSVKKDDRSPTGVELVVTGIEVLHESTDYPITPKEHGTEFLMDNRHLWLRSKRQHAIMRIRNEIIRATYEFFNKEGFVKIDPPILTGSSAEGTTTLFNTKYFDEDAYLSQSGQLYMEAAAMAFGRVFSFGPTFRAEKSKTRRHLIEFWMIEPEMAFVEHDESLEIQEQYVTYMVKSVMENCSIELQTLDRDLEKLQKIKAPFPRISYDDAIELLKKKGFDDIEWGEDFGAPHETAIAESFDKPVFITNYPKNIKAFYMKPDPNRDDVVLCADLIAPEGYGEIIGGSQRIDDLELMKQRYEEHDLTSDAYKWYLELRQYGSVPHSGFGLGLERTVAWISGIEHIRESIPFPRLLNRLYP, from the coding sequence GTGAAAACGACAATACAATTATTACGTGACCATATCGATAAAGAAGTAAGGATCGGCGCATGGCTTGCGAACAAGCGCTCAAGCGGGAAGATTGCTTTCCTGCAGCTACGGGATGGAACCGGGTTTGTTCAAGGTGTCGTTGTTAAAAGCGAAGTTGATGATAACGTGTGGGAGCAAGCAAAGTCAATCACACAGGAGACAAGCTTATATGTAACAGGCTCCGTAAAGAAGGATGATCGTTCGCCAACAGGTGTTGAGCTTGTTGTGACAGGAATTGAAGTACTCCATGAATCAACGGATTATCCAATTACTCCAAAAGAACACGGGACTGAATTCCTGATGGACAATCGTCATCTCTGGTTACGATCGAAAAGGCAGCATGCGATTATGAGAATTCGTAACGAAATCATCCGTGCTACATATGAATTTTTCAATAAAGAGGGGTTTGTTAAAATCGACCCGCCTATTCTGACTGGCAGCTCTGCAGAAGGAACGACAACATTGTTCAACACAAAATACTTTGATGAGGATGCCTACTTGTCACAAAGCGGCCAGCTTTATATGGAAGCTGCTGCAATGGCATTCGGACGAGTTTTCTCATTCGGTCCAACATTCCGAGCCGAAAAATCAAAAACACGCCGTCATTTGATTGAATTCTGGATGATTGAACCCGAGATGGCATTCGTTGAACATGATGAAAGCCTCGAAATCCAGGAGCAATATGTAACATATATGGTCAAATCTGTCATGGAAAACTGCTCGATCGAGCTGCAAACACTTGACCGTGATCTCGAAAAGCTCCAAAAGATCAAAGCGCCGTTTCCAAGGATTTCGTACGACGACGCAATTGAGCTGTTGAAGAAAAAAGGCTTTGATGATATCGAGTGGGGAGAGGATTTCGGAGCTCCGCATGAAACGGCAATCGCTGAAAGCTTCGACAAGCCAGTTTTTATTACGAATTATCCGAAGAACATTAAAGCATTCTATATGAAACCTGATCCGAACCGGGATGATGTCGTACTTTGTGCGGATCTGATCGCTCCGGAAGGCTATGGAGAAATCATCGGCGGTAGTCAGCGTATCGATGATTTAGAATTGATGAAACAACGTTATGAAGAACATGACCTTACGTCTGATGCTTATAAATGGTACTTGGAGCTTCGACAATATGGTAGCGTGCCGCACTCAGGGTTTGGACTAGGATTAGAACGGACGGTGGCATGGATTTCAGGTATCGAACACATCCGCGAATCCATTCCGTTCCCGCGCTTGTTAAATCGTCTGTATCCTTAA
- a CDS encoding pyridoxal phosphate-dependent aminotransferase has product MKLANRVKALTPSSTLAITAKANALKAEGHDVIGLGAGEPDFNTPEHIIQQAEKAMHEGYTKYTPSGGLMPLKQSIIRKFEEDQQLSYEPGEVIVTTGAKHALYTLFQVLLDEGDEVIVPTPYWVSYPEQVKLAGGTPLHVEGKEENGFKITPEQLADSISPRTKAVILNSPSNPTGAIYTKEELQALGDICVQHDLLIISDEIYEKLVYFGEQHMSIAQLSPKLKERTIIINGVSKSHSMTGWRIGYAAGNRDVIQAMTNLVSHSTSNPTSIAQYAAIAAYDGSQEPVAEMNQAFEQRLNHVYDLLVKIPGFKCEKPKGAFYLFPNVTEAIRLTGFENVDKWVEALLEYEKVALVPGSGFGAPDNVRLSYATSLPILEEALKRIKSFMEKHRK; this is encoded by the coding sequence ATGAAGTTAGCAAATCGAGTTAAAGCACTGACACCATCAAGTACCTTGGCGATCACCGCAAAGGCCAACGCATTAAAAGCAGAAGGACATGACGTGATCGGTTTAGGTGCAGGTGAACCGGATTTCAATACACCTGAACACATTATTCAGCAAGCTGAAAAGGCGATGCACGAAGGATACACGAAGTACACGCCTTCCGGGGGCTTGATGCCGTTGAAACAAAGTATCATCCGGAAGTTTGAAGAGGATCAGCAGCTTTCGTACGAACCAGGGGAAGTCATAGTAACTACAGGCGCCAAGCATGCGTTGTATACGCTCTTTCAAGTATTATTGGATGAAGGTGACGAGGTTATTGTTCCGACACCATACTGGGTTAGTTACCCTGAACAAGTCAAGCTTGCAGGAGGCACACCCCTCCATGTTGAAGGTAAGGAAGAAAATGGGTTTAAGATAACACCGGAACAGCTTGCAGATAGCATTTCACCTCGGACGAAAGCAGTCATACTCAACTCGCCATCGAACCCGACTGGAGCGATCTACACGAAGGAAGAGCTACAGGCGCTTGGGGATATCTGTGTGCAGCATGATCTTTTAATCATTTCGGATGAGATTTATGAGAAGCTCGTCTATTTTGGTGAACAGCATATGTCCATCGCCCAGCTTTCTCCCAAACTAAAGGAGAGAACTATCATTATAAACGGTGTTTCGAAATCTCATTCGATGACCGGCTGGCGGATCGGATATGCGGCAGGGAACAGAGATGTAATCCAAGCGATGACGAATCTAGTTAGTCATAGTACATCCAATCCGACTTCAATCGCCCAATATGCAGCAATCGCAGCATATGATGGCTCACAAGAACCAGTCGCTGAAATGAATCAGGCTTTTGAACAGCGGTTAAATCATGTTTATGACTTGTTAGTAAAGATCCCTGGATTTAAATGTGAAAAGCCGAAGGGAGCCTTTTACCTATTTCCAAATGTAACAGAAGCGATTCGGTTGACAGGCTTTGAAAATGTCGACAAATGGGTCGAAGCACTGCTCGAGTATGAAAAAGTAGCCCTCGTACCAGGAAGCGGCTTCGGTGCACCGGATAATGTGAGACTATCCTATGCAACTTCGCTACCCATTCTTGAGGAAGCGTTGAAACGGATCAAAAGCTTTATGGAAAAGCACCGGAAATAA
- a CDS encoding YpmA family protein: protein MESKIEVLSTVKVERSKDLYKIVDALNRTLKHEDLMFGLALDQEDDEMMVFTIYRT from the coding sequence ATGGAAAGTAAAATCGAAGTCCTTTCAACGGTCAAGGTAGAAAGATCAAAGGATTTATATAAAATAGTCGATGCGCTCAACCGAACTTTGAAGCATGAGGACTTGATGTTCGGACTCGCTCTTGATCAGGAAGATGACGAAATGATGGTTTTTACTATATACCGTACATAG
- a CDS encoding ComEC/Rec2 family competence protein, with the protein MYRKPVVLFVLFLFMITISRFPDEIAPDLFMVEKTGGNVIKDLDLNLKSGEVVFSFLELSSGESTLIQNHKGQNILINTGSLSSKRQFRQQLSIFGVEKIDALIFTNVGKLYTGNLPWLLKHMKVKQIYLAEQSRDQFVQQFSVNDEQVLPLKQNDTFTVFNGLKIDVAYIEDRKEFHEGGLALVLKYKKHQFLYMGVASKEADEAVISQGIGDTELLKVGGFGHYFGTSEHLLNHIDSEIAVIFKKEGYNVSDDVSRRLQEHWTEILLPFKQGIVMVKCNDSEYKITTVPLIAPDLALQS; encoded by the coding sequence GTGTATCGTAAGCCAGTGGTCTTGTTTGTTTTATTTCTGTTCATGATTACAATCAGCAGATTTCCGGATGAAATTGCTCCGGATCTTTTTATGGTCGAAAAAACCGGTGGAAATGTGATCAAAGATCTTGATTTGAATTTGAAATCAGGAGAAGTGGTGTTTTCCTTCCTTGAATTATCCAGCGGTGAATCGACGTTGATTCAAAATCATAAGGGACAGAATATACTTATCAATACGGGAAGCCTAAGTTCTAAAAGGCAATTTCGTCAACAATTGTCGATTTTCGGAGTCGAAAAGATTGATGCACTTATCTTTACGAACGTCGGGAAGCTTTATACCGGTAACTTGCCATGGCTCCTTAAGCATATGAAAGTTAAACAAATATATCTCGCAGAGCAATCCAGGGATCAATTTGTACAGCAATTCAGTGTAAACGACGAACAAGTGCTCCCGCTGAAACAAAATGATACGTTTACAGTATTCAATGGGTTAAAGATTGATGTTGCATACATTGAAGATCGGAAGGAGTTTCACGAAGGTGGATTGGCATTGGTTTTAAAGTATAAAAAGCACCAATTCTTATATATGGGAGTTGCAAGTAAAGAAGCAGATGAAGCGGTCATCTCGCAAGGGATCGGTGACACCGAATTGCTTAAGGTTGGCGGGTTTGGTCATTATTTTGGCACGAGTGAACACCTATTGAACCACATAGATTCAGAAATAGCGGTCATTTTTAAAAAAGAAGGTTATAATGTGAGTGATGACGTCTCTAGACGTTTGCAGGAGCATTGGACTGAAATCTTATTACCGTTTAAACAAGGGATCGTAATGGTCAAATGCAATGATTCCGAATATAAAATCACAACTGTACCACTGATAGCACCCGATTTGGCGCTGCAATCTTGA
- the dinG gene encoding ATP-dependent DNA helicase DinG, whose translation MSERYVVIDLETTGHSPKNGDRVIQIGLVVVENRTIVERFSSFVNPNSPIPAFITSLTGIDQSEVEDAPLFEEIAPKLLQMMDGAYLVAHNISFDLPFLNAELVNAGYFEWRGTALDTVELTRILMPNLDSYKLSQLSELLSLSHENPHQADSDAEATGHLFIQLLDRLDTLALLTLQRLHPLLVGLKSDFADIVQDKIQVKMGLLEDEVEGLDIYRQLVLQQMKESESVTDMDDSIGDYNSVLAQLAESMPNYEKRDGQEAMMKAVDEALSNGEHALIEAGTGIGKSLGYLIPGLLHARQTGRPFVVSTHTIQLQEQLLDRDIPLLQKLVPFDFEATVLKGRNHYLCLRKFEQQLEQLYENNHDVLLAKAQILVWLTTTDEGDIEELNLPSGGQLFWHQVKSDSNSCLNHKCPWFSRCFYHRSKRKAMEAEVVITNHALLFTDLVNDHALLPSYKEAVIDEAHHLEDVASDYFGMKTDYFSFLRLLERLGADVQSPMSLWGKFAEILTQSEIRFTKKSITEPLKELKFEIDQLFSMIKSYVVGKNRSKSEVGKISYRFQSNEADASWYIEIKEVLARVQMHINDFLRTCQKLMKEAQMKEEHLTVSQRGVLVDYTGLLNRLDEERNALAHMILSTNDDEVCWIETDAGGARNAASIYNQPIDISKRLTKDFFAKKRSIILTSATLTIRNRFDYVRSRLGIEEALTLQLPSPFDFEKQAKIMIPTDLPMIKDVSTADYAATIAESIYQIAHITDGRMLVLFTSYDMLKKTYYRFKDITEPEDFSLIGQGIDSGSRARLTKNFKQMDRAVLFGTSSFWEGVDIPGNDLSCLVIVRLPFTPPDNPVMEARSEQIRQDGKSPFMELSLPQAIIRFKQGFGRLVRTSSDHGAVFVFDRRIVTTKYGKMFIGSLPDVPVKQDDMYSLLDDLKDWLG comes from the coding sequence ATGAGTGAACGTTACGTAGTTATAGATTTAGAAACAACCGGTCATTCTCCGAAAAATGGTGACCGTGTCATACAGATCGGGCTCGTCGTCGTTGAAAATCGGACCATCGTCGAGCGGTTTTCGTCCTTTGTAAATCCTAACTCGCCGATTCCCGCTTTCATAACTTCGCTGACAGGAATTGATCAGAGCGAAGTTGAAGATGCCCCTTTATTTGAGGAAATTGCCCCAAAGCTGCTCCAAATGATGGACGGGGCTTATTTGGTCGCACATAATATTTCGTTCGATCTTCCTTTTTTAAATGCAGAACTGGTGAATGCAGGCTATTTTGAGTGGAGAGGGACAGCACTCGATACAGTAGAGCTTACGAGAATTTTAATGCCGAATCTTGATTCATATAAGTTATCGCAGCTATCCGAACTTCTTTCACTCAGCCACGAAAATCCTCACCAGGCTGATAGTGATGCAGAAGCAACAGGACATCTTTTCATCCAATTATTAGATCGTCTTGATACGTTGGCACTATTGACTCTGCAACGATTGCACCCGTTATTGGTCGGACTCAAAAGTGACTTTGCCGATATCGTTCAGGACAAGATTCAGGTTAAGATGGGACTGCTTGAGGATGAGGTGGAGGGACTTGATATTTACCGCCAGCTTGTCCTTCAACAAATGAAGGAGTCTGAGTCGGTCACGGATATGGATGATTCAATCGGCGACTACAATTCTGTTTTGGCACAGCTTGCGGAATCGATGCCGAATTATGAAAAGCGGGATGGCCAGGAAGCGATGATGAAGGCTGTTGACGAAGCCCTCTCCAATGGAGAGCACGCCTTGATCGAGGCAGGGACCGGTATCGGTAAATCCCTCGGTTACTTAATTCCTGGACTTCTTCATGCGAGACAAACAGGCCGTCCATTTGTCGTGAGCACCCATACGATTCAATTGCAAGAACAACTGTTAGACCGCGATATCCCACTTTTGCAAAAGCTCGTTCCGTTTGACTTTGAAGCGACCGTTTTAAAAGGGCGAAACCATTATTTATGTTTACGGAAATTCGAGCAGCAATTAGAGCAGCTATATGAAAATAATCATGATGTACTGCTTGCGAAGGCGCAAATCCTCGTATGGTTGACAACAACAGACGAAGGAGATATTGAAGAATTGAATCTACCGTCTGGTGGCCAATTGTTTTGGCATCAGGTAAAAAGTGATTCGAATTCGTGTTTGAATCATAAATGCCCTTGGTTTTCCAGATGTTTTTATCATCGGTCAAAACGAAAAGCGATGGAGGCGGAAGTTGTCATCACGAACCACGCATTGCTGTTCACTGACCTTGTGAATGACCATGCACTCTTACCATCCTATAAAGAAGCAGTGATCGATGAGGCACACCACCTGGAGGATGTCGCCAGCGATTATTTCGGCATGAAGACGGATTACTTTTCGTTTCTTCGTCTGCTTGAACGGCTCGGTGCTGATGTACAATCACCGATGAGTCTTTGGGGGAAATTCGCTGAGATTCTCACGCAAAGCGAAATCCGATTTACGAAGAAGAGCATCACAGAGCCACTGAAGGAATTGAAATTTGAGATTGATCAGCTTTTCAGCATGATCAAATCGTATGTTGTCGGTAAAAACCGCTCTAAATCAGAGGTCGGTAAAATCAGCTATCGGTTTCAGTCAAATGAAGCAGATGCCTCATGGTACATTGAGATTAAAGAAGTTTTGGCAAGAGTACAGATGCATATCAATGATTTTTTGCGAACGTGTCAAAAGCTGATGAAGGAAGCACAGATGAAGGAAGAGCATTTAACTGTATCACAACGGGGTGTTCTCGTCGATTATACAGGACTTCTCAATCGTCTAGATGAAGAACGAAATGCCTTAGCACATATGATTCTTTCAACGAATGACGATGAAGTATGTTGGATTGAAACGGATGCTGGTGGAGCCCGCAATGCTGCTTCAATTTATAATCAGCCAATTGACATTTCCAAACGGCTTACAAAAGATTTTTTTGCGAAAAAACGAAGTATCATCCTTACTTCAGCTACATTGACGATTCGGAATCGGTTTGATTATGTTCGGAGTCGGCTTGGGATAGAGGAAGCACTGACACTCCAGCTACCTTCACCATTCGATTTTGAGAAACAAGCTAAAATCATGATTCCCACCGATTTACCGATGATCAAGGATGTCTCTACCGCTGACTATGCGGCTACTATTGCTGAATCGATCTATCAAATCGCACATATTACAGATGGTCGTATGCTCGTTCTCTTCACAAGCTATGACATGCTGAAAAAGACGTATTATCGGTTTAAAGACATAACCGAGCCTGAAGACTTTTCTTTAATTGGCCAAGGAATCGATAGCGGCAGCAGGGCAAGATTGACGAAAAACTTCAAGCAAATGGACCGAGCTGTTTTATTTGGCACGAGCAGTTTTTGGGAAGGGGTCGACATACCAGGTAACGATTTATCCTGTCTCGTTATCGTCCGTTTACCATTTACGCCTCCAGATAATCCTGTTATGGAAGCTCGTAGCGAACAAATTCGACAGGATGGAAAAAGCCCGTTCATGGAGCTTTCATTGCCACAAGCGATCATTCGTTTTAAACAAGGATTCGGAAGGCTTGTCAGGACTTCTTCAGACCATGGAGCTGTGTTTGTATTCGATCGCAGGATTGTTACAACAAAATATGGGAAAATGTTCATTGGTTCTCTACCGGATGTACCAGTCAAGCAAGATGATATGTACAGTCTCCTCGATGATTTGAAAGACTGGTTAGGTTAA
- the panD gene encoding aspartate 1-decarboxylase — translation MFRTMLKGKIHRAKVTEANLNYVGSITIDEDILDAADMYPNEKVQIVNNNNGERFETYIIPGERGSGTICLNGAAARLVQEGDIVIILNYAMMTEEDARKHQPSILLMDENNRITERLSYETAGTVL, via the coding sequence ATGTTTCGCACCATGTTAAAAGGGAAAATTCATAGAGCAAAAGTAACAGAAGCGAACTTAAACTACGTAGGAAGTATAACGATTGATGAGGACATTCTTGATGCGGCCGATATGTACCCGAACGAAAAAGTACAGATCGTGAACAATAATAATGGTGAGCGATTTGAAACGTACATTATTCCGGGTGAACGGGGAAGCGGTACGATTTGCTTAAATGGTGCAGCAGCACGACTCGTACAAGAGGGAGATATCGTCATCATCCTGAATTACGCAATGATGACAGAGGAAGATGCCCGTAAACATCAACCATCGATCCTTCTTATGGATGAAAACAACAGGATCACTGAACGCCTTTCTTATGAAACGGCTGGGACAGTTTTATAA
- the panC gene encoding pantoate--beta-alanine ligase gives MIVIKHIDNMQQYIKERKHRDITIGFVPTMGYLHKGHASLLEKAREECDYVIASIFVNPLQFGPNEDYDQYPRDFERDKALVNTYGVDAIFVPNKDEMYPTESGCQLTVMRRTDVLCGKKRPGHFDGVVTVLTKLFHIIQPDRVYFGQKDAQQVAIVHDLIEAFNFPIELVACPTVREEDGLAKSSRNVNLSDAERKDAPRLYDQLLTARKAVLTGESVESVKKKLVYSLEGIEHGHLDYAEILSYPELKPIESLDQTIIIAIAYQFEKARLIDNIIIKKSEIDL, from the coding sequence ATGATCGTAATAAAGCACATTGACAATATGCAACAGTACATCAAAGAAAGAAAACATCGAGACATTACAATCGGCTTTGTACCAACAATGGGCTATCTTCATAAAGGACATGCTTCGCTTTTGGAAAAGGCAAGGGAAGAGTGTGATTACGTAATCGCCAGTATTTTTGTAAATCCGCTTCAGTTCGGGCCGAATGAAGACTATGACCAGTATCCGAGAGATTTCGAGCGAGATAAGGCTCTTGTCAACACTTATGGTGTCGATGCGATATTCGTTCCAAACAAGGATGAAATGTATCCGACAGAGTCAGGTTGTCAATTAACCGTAATGAGACGCACTGACGTATTATGCGGAAAAAAGAGACCTGGACATTTTGATGGAGTCGTGACCGTCTTAACGAAGCTTTTTCATATTATCCAGCCTGATCGAGTGTATTTTGGTCAGAAGGATGCACAGCAGGTTGCAATCGTACATGACCTGATCGAGGCTTTTAATTTTCCGATAGAACTCGTTGCCTGTCCAACTGTTCGAGAGGAAGACGGACTTGCTAAAAGCTCCCGTAATGTAAACCTGTCAGATGCGGAACGTAAGGATGCACCACGATTGTATGATCAGCTTTTAACAGCTCGGAAGGCTGTATTGACTGGCGAGTCGGTAGAAAGCGTAAAAAAGAAATTGGTGTATAGCCTTGAAGGCATCGAACATGGCCATCTCGATTATGCGGAAATATTAAGCTATCCTGAGCTTAAGCCGATCGAGTCGCTCGATCAAACGATAATTATCGCGATTGCGTACCAATTTGAAAAAGCAAGGCTGATTGACAATATTATCATTAAAAAATCGGAAATTGACTTATAA
- the panB gene encoding 3-methyl-2-oxobutanoate hydroxymethyltransferase: protein MKQTSDFRKMKEKKESIVMLTSYDYPSAKLAEDAGVDMLLVGDSLGMVVLGYDSTIPVTMDDMVHHTKAVKRGAQNTFVVTDMPFMSYHTTVSDTLSNAARIMQEAGADAVKVEGAGEVITSIERLTQAGVPVVAHLGLTPQSVAVLGGYKVQGKDARAAEQLIEDAKAVERAGAFAIVLECVPRQLGEVVSHALSIPTIGIGAGVGTDGQVLVYHDLIGYGKHHVPKFVKQYTNVATDIDQAIKGYVDDVRERRFPEEKHTFTMKEEVLSSLYGG from the coding sequence ATGAAACAAACGAGCGATTTTCGTAAAATGAAAGAAAAAAAGGAATCAATCGTCATGCTGACAAGCTACGACTACCCATCTGCAAAACTTGCAGAAGATGCAGGGGTGGATATGCTTCTGGTAGGAGACTCCCTTGGAATGGTCGTACTTGGGTATGATTCGACGATTCCTGTCACAATGGATGATATGGTACATCATACGAAAGCAGTAAAAAGAGGAGCACAAAATACATTCGTCGTAACAGACATGCCGTTCATGTCCTATCACACGACTGTTTCCGATACGCTCTCCAATGCTGCACGAATTATGCAGGAAGCAGGTGCTGATGCTGTTAAAGTTGAAGGAGCTGGTGAGGTGATCACTAGCATCGAACGGCTTACACAAGCCGGAGTGCCAGTCGTTGCCCACCTTGGTCTCACACCTCAATCTGTAGCTGTTCTCGGAGGTTATAAAGTTCAAGGGAAAGATGCAAGGGCGGCTGAACAACTGATTGAGGACGCAAAAGCGGTTGAACGTGCTGGGGCGTTTGCAATCGTTCTCGAATGTGTTCCCCGTCAGCTAGGAGAGGTAGTCAGTCATGCTCTATCCATTCCAACAATCGGAATCGGTGCAGGGGTTGGCACGGACGGACAAGTTCTCGTCTATCATGACCTGATCGGGTACGGTAAACACCACGTACCAAAGTTTGTAAAGCAATATACGAATGTGGCCACTGATATTGACCAGGCCATTAAAGGCTATGTGGACGATGTTCGAGAACGACGGTTTCCTGAAGAAAAACATACATTTACTATGAAAGAAGAAGTACTTTCATCATTATATGGAGGATAG
- a CDS encoding biotin--[acetyl-CoA-carboxylase] ligase produces the protein MGSSTREQLIGLLSGSEEFVSGQRLSDELGCSRTAIWKHIEELRKGGYVVEAVQKKGYRIQQRPNNLHPGEIKSNLKTEKLGQNVHYEEQVTSTQEIAHRLAMEGAPEGTIAIAEQQTTGRGRLGRPWHSPKGSGIWMSIILKPNIPPQQAPQLTLLAAVSVVQGIQKSTGLKPQIKWPNDILIDGKKIVGILTELQAEADRVNSVIMGIGINVNTPEDSFPEELASIATSLKVENGGSDIDRSELVRSILEEMEKLYTLYLEHGFAPIKLLWEGSAASLGKHVRVKTLSGELTGKAQGITDEGVLLIEDQAGEVHQVYSADIELSQNK, from the coding sequence ATGGGATCGTCGACAAGAGAACAATTGATAGGCTTGCTGTCAGGGTCTGAGGAATTTGTGTCTGGACAAAGATTAAGTGATGAATTAGGTTGTTCAAGAACAGCAATTTGGAAGCATATTGAAGAGCTTCGAAAGGGTGGCTATGTTGTTGAAGCCGTCCAAAAAAAGGGGTACCGAATCCAACAACGTCCGAATAACCTTCATCCAGGTGAAATAAAAAGCAATTTGAAAACGGAAAAATTAGGACAAAACGTGCACTATGAAGAACAGGTCACTTCAACACAGGAAATCGCGCATCGACTTGCAATGGAGGGTGCACCTGAAGGAACCATCGCAATCGCTGAACAACAAACGACAGGCAGAGGTCGTTTAGGAAGACCTTGGCATTCCCCAAAGGGCAGCGGAATTTGGATGAGTATTATTTTAAAACCGAACATTCCGCCCCAGCAAGCACCGCAGTTAACGCTATTGGCAGCAGTCAGTGTCGTGCAGGGAATACAGAAGTCCACGGGACTGAAGCCACAAATCAAATGGCCGAACGACATTCTGATTGATGGTAAAAAAATCGTAGGGATTCTTACTGAGCTGCAAGCAGAAGCAGACCGGGTCAATTCAGTGATCATGGGAATCGGGATCAATGTCAATACACCAGAAGACTCTTTTCCGGAGGAACTCGCGTCCATCGCCACATCTTTAAAGGTTGAAAATGGGGGTTCTGACATTGACCGCTCAGAGCTTGTCCGTTCGATTTTAGAGGAGATGGAAAAGCTGTATACCCTTTACCTTGAACATGGTTTTGCGCCGATCAAGCTATTATGGGAAGGATCAGCAGCAAGTCTTGGAAAGCATGTAAGAGTGAAAACGCTTTCTGGGGAACTGACAGGAAAGGCTCAAGGAATCACTGATGAAGGTGTGCTGCTTATTGAGGATCAAGCAGGTGAAGTCCATCAAGTATATTCAGCCGATATCGAACTTTCCCAAAATAAATAA
- a CDS encoding CCA tRNA nucleotidyltransferase: protein MSIENAIQLIKQLHNHGYEAYIVGGFVRDKLLGRSLGDIDIATSASPEEVQRIFNKTIPVGIVHGTVIVRWKKQSYEVTTFRSDGEYSDYRHPTEVHFHDSIEQDLARRDFTMNAMAQEINGSILDPFGGKKDIEERLIRAVGVSAERFQEDPLRMMRAIRFVSLLGFQIEERTKQALIEQAFLLEKVSTERIRDEFEKLLLGDYCQKAMQLLWKSNVYQFFPGGSFNQLHECIEKDWSKLASIEERWAATALCLKIEHVKPWLKAWKLPNQKLNHVITYINLVKTADDIRSDWNLYIYGWEAIEAVFRLRVFFGIVHTKEIDRHDLTDRYKRLPIHDRNDLAVNGNSLQSMFQRKPGPWIGKVMSEIERNVVEGRLTNELPAIKEWIQQWDRRQENN from the coding sequence ATGTCTATTGAAAATGCAATCCAACTTATTAAACAACTACACAATCATGGGTATGAAGCGTATATTGTAGGTGGTTTTGTCAGGGACAAGCTTCTCGGACGTAGTCTCGGTGACATTGATATTGCTACATCAGCATCCCCAGAGGAAGTACAACGAATTTTCAACAAAACAATTCCTGTCGGTATCGTGCACGGTACGGTCATCGTCCGCTGGAAAAAACAATCCTATGAAGTTACGACATTTCGGTCAGATGGAGAATATTCCGATTACCGACATCCGACTGAAGTCCATTTTCATGATTCGATCGAACAAGACCTTGCTAGAAGGGATTTTACGATGAATGCAATGGCACAGGAAATTAACGGTTCGATCCTAGATCCATTCGGCGGAAAAAAAGATATTGAGGAAAGGCTGATTCGAGCCGTCGGGGTATCTGCTGAACGGTTTCAAGAGGACCCTCTTCGTATGATGCGGGCAATTCGTTTCGTAAGTTTACTTGGTTTTCAGATTGAAGAAAGAACGAAACAGGCACTGATTGAACAAGCATTCCTACTTGAAAAAGTGTCGACCGAACGGATCCGAGACGAATTTGAGAAACTGCTTTTAGGAGACTACTGTCAAAAAGCGATGCAACTGCTCTGGAAATCGAACGTATATCAGTTTTTTCCAGGAGGAAGCTTCAATCAACTACATGAATGTATTGAGAAGGACTGGAGCAAGCTTGCTAGTATTGAAGAGCGTTGGGCTGCAACCGCTTTATGTTTAAAAATCGAACATGTGAAGCCTTGGCTGAAAGCTTGGAAGCTTCCTAATCAAAAATTGAACCATGTCATCACGTATATCAATTTAGTTAAAACTGCCGATGATATCCGATCCGATTGGAATTTATACATCTATGGTTGGGAAGCAATAGAAGCGGTTTTCAGACTCCGTGTGTTTTTCGGAATCGTACATACAAAAGAAATCGATCGGCACGATTTAACAGATCGATATAAGCGTTTACCGATACATGATCGAAATGATTTAGCTGTAAATGGAAATAGTCTTCAAAGCATGTTTCAAAGAAAGCCTGGTCCATGGATCGGAAAAGTGATGAGCGAAATTGAACGCAATGTAGTTGAAGGCCGGTTAACGAATGAACTCCCGGCCATTAAGGAGTGGATACAACAATGGGATCGTCGACAAGAGAACAATTGA